In the Neomonachus schauinslandi chromosome 13, ASM220157v2, whole genome shotgun sequence genome, one interval contains:
- the NCBP1 gene encoding nuclear cap-binding protein subunit 1 isoform X2 translates to MIRQLKESLKANNYNEAVYLVRFLSDLVNCHVIAAPSMVAMFENFVSVTQEEDVPQVRRDWYVYAFLSSLPWVGKELYEKKDAEMDRIFANTESYLKRRQKTHVPMLQVWTAEKPHPQEEYLDCLWAQIQKLKKDRWQERHILRPYLAFDSILCEALQHNLPPFTPPPHTEDSVYPMPRVIFRMFDYTDDPEGPVMPGSHSVERFVIEENLHCIIKSHWKERKTCAAQLVSYPGKNKIPLNYHIVEVIFAELFQLPAPPHIDVMYTTLLIELCKLQPGSLPQVLAQATEMLYMRLDTMNTTCVDRFINWFSHHLSNFQFRWSWEDWSDCLTQDPESPKPKFVREVLEKCMRLSYHQRILDIVPPTFSALCPANPTCIYKYGDESSNSLPGHSVALCLAVAFKSKATNDEIFSILKDVPNPNQDDDDDEGFSFNPLKIEVFVQTLLHLAAKSFSHSFSALAKFHEVFKTLAESDEGKLHVLRVMFEVWRNHPQMIAVLVDKMIRTQIVDCAAVANWIFSSELSRDFTRLFVWEILHSTIRKMNKHVLKIQKELEEAKEKLARQHKRRSDDDDRSSDRKDGALEEQIERLQEKVESAQSEQKNLFLVIFQRFIMILTEHLVRCETDGTSVLTPWYKNCIERLQQIFLQHHQIIQQYMVTLENLLFTAELDPHILAVFQQFCALQA, encoded by the exons ATGATTCGACAACTTAAAGAATCATTGAAAGCAAACAATTATAATGAAGCTGTATATTTG GTCCGTTTTTTATCTGATCTTGTGAATTGTCATGTCATTGCTGCCCCATCCATGGTTGCtatgtttgaaaattttgtaAGTGTAACTCAGGAAGAAGATGTACCTCAG gtGCGGCGAGATTGGTATGTGTATGCATTTCTGTCGTCTTTGCCCTGGGTTGGAAAGGAGTTGTACGAAAAGAAAGATGCCGAGATGGAccgcatctttgccaacactgaAAGCTATCTTAA AAGACGCCAAAAGACACATGTGCCCATGTTACAAGTATGGACTGCTGAGAAACCACATCCTCAAGAAGAG TATTTAGATTGCCTGTGGGCCCAGATTCAGAAATTGAAAAAGGATCGCTGGCAGGAGCGGCACATCCTAAGACCTTATCTTGCCTTTGACAGCATCCTATGTGAAGCACTGCAACACAATCTGCCTCCTTTTACACCACCTCCTCACACAGAAGATTCAGTGTACCCGATGCCGCGGGTCATCTTCAGAATGTTTGATTACACGGATGATCCCGAG GGTCCTGTAATGCCAGGGAGTCATTCAGTTGAAAGATTTGTCATAGAAGAGAATCTTCACTGTATCATTAAGTCCcactggaaggaaaggaagacttG TGCTGCACAGCTGGTGAGCTATCCAGGGAAGAACAAGATCCCCTTGAACTACCACATAGTTGAG GTGATCTTTGCAGAGCTGTTTCAGCTTCCAGCACCACCGCACATTGATGTGATGTACACAACACTGCTCATCGAGCTGTGCAAACTTCAGCCTGGCTCTCTACCCCAAGTT CTTGCACAGGCAACTGAAATGTTATACATGCGTTTGGACACGATGAACACTACATGTGTGGACAG GTTTATTAATTGGTTTTCCCATCATCTAAGTAACTTCCAGTTCCGCTGGAGCTGGGAAGATTG GTCAGATTGTCTTACTCAAGATCCTGAAAGTCCCAAACCAAAGTTTGTAAGAGAAGTTCTAGAAAAATGTATGAG GTTGTCTTATCATCAGCGTATATTAGATATTGTTCCTCCTACCTTCTCAGCTCTATGTCCTGCAAACCCAACCTGCATTTACAAGTACGGAGATGAAAGTAGCA ATTCTCTTCCTGGACATTCAGTTGCCCTCTGTTTAGCTGTTGCCTTTAAAAGTAAAGCAACCAATGATGAAATCTTCAGCATTCTGAAAGATGTACCAAATCCTAACCAGGATGATGATGACG atgaaggatTCAGCTTTAACCCTTTGAAAATAGAGGTCTTTGTACAGACTCTGCTACACTTGGCAGCCAAATCATTCAGCCACTCCTTTAGTGCTCTTGCAAA GTTTCATGAAGTCTTCAAAACCCTGGCTGAGAGTGATGAAGGAAAGTTACATGTTCTAAGAGTTATGTTTGAGGTCTGGAGGAACCATCCACAG ATGATTGCTGTATTAGTAGATAAGATGATCCGTACACAGATTGTTGACTGTGCTGCAGTGGCAAATTGGATCTTCTCTTCAGAACTGTCTCGAGACTTTACTAG attatttgtttggGAAATCTTGCACTCCACAATTCGTAAGATGAACAAACACGTTCTCAAAATCCAGAAAGAGCTGGAAGAAGCGAAAGAAAAACTTGCAAGGCAACACAAACGG CGAAGTGACGATGATGACAGAAGCAGTGACAGGAAAGATGGGGCTCTGGAGGAGCAAATAGAAAGACTGCAAGAAAAAGTGGAATCTGCTCAGAGTGAACAGAAGAACCTCTTCCTTGTCATATTCCAG CGTTTCATCATGATCTTGACCGAGCACTTAGTACGATGTGAGACTGATGGGACCAGCGTATTAACCCCGTGGTATAAGAACTGTATAGAGAGGCTCCAGCAGATCTTCTTACAG CATCACCAAATAATCCAGCAGTACATGGTGACCCTGGAGAACCTGCTCTTCACTGCTGAGTTAGACCCTCATATCCTGGCTGTGTTCCAGCAGTTCTGTGCCCTACAGGCCTGA
- the NCBP1 gene encoding nuclear cap-binding protein subunit 1 isoform X1, protein MQKIYESSARLLPEKLTIYTTLVGLLNARNYNFGGEFVEAMIRQLKESLKANNYNEAVYLVRFLSDLVNCHVIAAPSMVAMFENFVSVTQEEDVPQVRRDWYVYAFLSSLPWVGKELYEKKDAEMDRIFANTESYLKRRQKTHVPMLQVWTAEKPHPQEEYLDCLWAQIQKLKKDRWQERHILRPYLAFDSILCEALQHNLPPFTPPPHTEDSVYPMPRVIFRMFDYTDDPEGPVMPGSHSVERFVIEENLHCIIKSHWKERKTCAAQLVSYPGKNKIPLNYHIVEVIFAELFQLPAPPHIDVMYTTLLIELCKLQPGSLPQVLAQATEMLYMRLDTMNTTCVDRFINWFSHHLSNFQFRWSWEDWSDCLTQDPESPKPKFVREVLEKCMRLSYHQRILDIVPPTFSALCPANPTCIYKYGDESSNSLPGHSVALCLAVAFKSKATNDEIFSILKDVPNPNQDDDDDEGFSFNPLKIEVFVQTLLHLAAKSFSHSFSALAKFHEVFKTLAESDEGKLHVLRVMFEVWRNHPQMIAVLVDKMIRTQIVDCAAVANWIFSSELSRDFTRLFVWEILHSTIRKMNKHVLKIQKELEEAKEKLARQHKRRSDDDDRSSDRKDGALEEQIERLQEKVESAQSEQKNLFLVIFQRFIMILTEHLVRCETDGTSVLTPWYKNCIERLQQIFLQHHQIIQQYMVTLENLLFTAELDPHILAVFQQFCALQA, encoded by the exons TGCACGCCTGTTACCTGAGAAGTTGACAATTTATACAACATTAGTTGGACTACTGAATGCCAGGAATTACAACTTTGGTGGAGAGTTTGTAGAAGCTATGATTCGACAACTTAAAGAATCATTGAAAGCAAACAATTATAATGAAGCTGTATATTTG GTCCGTTTTTTATCTGATCTTGTGAATTGTCATGTCATTGCTGCCCCATCCATGGTTGCtatgtttgaaaattttgtaAGTGTAACTCAGGAAGAAGATGTACCTCAG gtGCGGCGAGATTGGTATGTGTATGCATTTCTGTCGTCTTTGCCCTGGGTTGGAAAGGAGTTGTACGAAAAGAAAGATGCCGAGATGGAccgcatctttgccaacactgaAAGCTATCTTAA AAGACGCCAAAAGACACATGTGCCCATGTTACAAGTATGGACTGCTGAGAAACCACATCCTCAAGAAGAG TATTTAGATTGCCTGTGGGCCCAGATTCAGAAATTGAAAAAGGATCGCTGGCAGGAGCGGCACATCCTAAGACCTTATCTTGCCTTTGACAGCATCCTATGTGAAGCACTGCAACACAATCTGCCTCCTTTTACACCACCTCCTCACACAGAAGATTCAGTGTACCCGATGCCGCGGGTCATCTTCAGAATGTTTGATTACACGGATGATCCCGAG GGTCCTGTAATGCCAGGGAGTCATTCAGTTGAAAGATTTGTCATAGAAGAGAATCTTCACTGTATCATTAAGTCCcactggaaggaaaggaagacttG TGCTGCACAGCTGGTGAGCTATCCAGGGAAGAACAAGATCCCCTTGAACTACCACATAGTTGAG GTGATCTTTGCAGAGCTGTTTCAGCTTCCAGCACCACCGCACATTGATGTGATGTACACAACACTGCTCATCGAGCTGTGCAAACTTCAGCCTGGCTCTCTACCCCAAGTT CTTGCACAGGCAACTGAAATGTTATACATGCGTTTGGACACGATGAACACTACATGTGTGGACAG GTTTATTAATTGGTTTTCCCATCATCTAAGTAACTTCCAGTTCCGCTGGAGCTGGGAAGATTG GTCAGATTGTCTTACTCAAGATCCTGAAAGTCCCAAACCAAAGTTTGTAAGAGAAGTTCTAGAAAAATGTATGAG GTTGTCTTATCATCAGCGTATATTAGATATTGTTCCTCCTACCTTCTCAGCTCTATGTCCTGCAAACCCAACCTGCATTTACAAGTACGGAGATGAAAGTAGCA ATTCTCTTCCTGGACATTCAGTTGCCCTCTGTTTAGCTGTTGCCTTTAAAAGTAAAGCAACCAATGATGAAATCTTCAGCATTCTGAAAGATGTACCAAATCCTAACCAGGATGATGATGACG atgaaggatTCAGCTTTAACCCTTTGAAAATAGAGGTCTTTGTACAGACTCTGCTACACTTGGCAGCCAAATCATTCAGCCACTCCTTTAGTGCTCTTGCAAA GTTTCATGAAGTCTTCAAAACCCTGGCTGAGAGTGATGAAGGAAAGTTACATGTTCTAAGAGTTATGTTTGAGGTCTGGAGGAACCATCCACAG ATGATTGCTGTATTAGTAGATAAGATGATCCGTACACAGATTGTTGACTGTGCTGCAGTGGCAAATTGGATCTTCTCTTCAGAACTGTCTCGAGACTTTACTAG attatttgtttggGAAATCTTGCACTCCACAATTCGTAAGATGAACAAACACGTTCTCAAAATCCAGAAAGAGCTGGAAGAAGCGAAAGAAAAACTTGCAAGGCAACACAAACGG CGAAGTGACGATGATGACAGAAGCAGTGACAGGAAAGATGGGGCTCTGGAGGAGCAAATAGAAAGACTGCAAGAAAAAGTGGAATCTGCTCAGAGTGAACAGAAGAACCTCTTCCTTGTCATATTCCAG CGTTTCATCATGATCTTGACCGAGCACTTAGTACGATGTGAGACTGATGGGACCAGCGTATTAACCCCGTGGTATAAGAACTGTATAGAGAGGCTCCAGCAGATCTTCTTACAG CATCACCAAATAATCCAGCAGTACATGGTGACCCTGGAGAACCTGCTCTTCACTGCTGAGTTAGACCCTCATATCCTGGCTGTGTTCCAGCAGTTCTGTGCCCTACAGGCCTGA
- the NCBP1 gene encoding nuclear cap-binding protein subunit 1 isoform X3 produces MSRRRHSDENDGGQPHKRRKTSDANETEDHLESLICKVGEKSACSLESNLEGLAGVLEADLPNYKSKILRLLCTVARLLPEKLTIYTTLVGLLNARNYNFGGEFVEAMIRQLKESLKANNYNEAVYLVRFLSDLVNCHVIAAPSMVAMFENFVSVTQEEDVPQVRRDWYVYAFLSSLPWVGKELYEKKDAEMDRIFANTESYLKRRQKTHVPMLQVWTAEKPHPQEEYLDCLWAQIQKLKKDRWQERHILRPYLAFDSILCEALQHNLPPFTPPPHTEDSVYPMPRVIFRMFDYTDDPEGPVMPGSHSVERFVIEENLHCIIKSHWKERKTCAAQLVSYPGKNKIPLNYHIVEVIFAELFQLPAPPHIDVMYTTLLIELCKLQPGSLPQVLAQATEMLYMRLDTMNTTCVDRFINWFSHHLSNFQFRWSWEDWSDCLTQDPESPKPKFVREVLEKCMRLSYHQRILDIVPPTFSALCPANPTCIYKYGDESSNSLPGHSVALCLAVAFKSKATNDEIFSILKDVPNPNQDDDDDEGFSFNPLKIEVFVQTLLHLAAKSFSHSFSALAKFHEVFKTLAESDEGKLHVLRVMFEVWRNHPQMIAVLVDKMIRTQIVDCAAVANWIFSSELSRDFTRLFVWEILHSTIRKMNKHVLKIQKELEEAKEKLARQHKRRSDDDDRSSDRKDGALEEQIERLQEKVESAQSEQKNLFLVIFQRFIMILTEHLVRCETDGTSVLTPWYKNCIERLQQIFLQHHQIIQQYMVTLENLLFTAELDPHILAVFQQFCALQA; encoded by the exons TGCACGCCTGTTACCTGAGAAGTTGACAATTTATACAACATTAGTTGGACTACTGAATGCCAGGAATTACAACTTTGGTGGAGAGTTTGTAGAAGCTATGATTCGACAACTTAAAGAATCATTGAAAGCAAACAATTATAATGAAGCTGTATATTTG GTCCGTTTTTTATCTGATCTTGTGAATTGTCATGTCATTGCTGCCCCATCCATGGTTGCtatgtttgaaaattttgtaAGTGTAACTCAGGAAGAAGATGTACCTCAG gtGCGGCGAGATTGGTATGTGTATGCATTTCTGTCGTCTTTGCCCTGGGTTGGAAAGGAGTTGTACGAAAAGAAAGATGCCGAGATGGAccgcatctttgccaacactgaAAGCTATCTTAA AAGACGCCAAAAGACACATGTGCCCATGTTACAAGTATGGACTGCTGAGAAACCACATCCTCAAGAAGAG TATTTAGATTGCCTGTGGGCCCAGATTCAGAAATTGAAAAAGGATCGCTGGCAGGAGCGGCACATCCTAAGACCTTATCTTGCCTTTGACAGCATCCTATGTGAAGCACTGCAACACAATCTGCCTCCTTTTACACCACCTCCTCACACAGAAGATTCAGTGTACCCGATGCCGCGGGTCATCTTCAGAATGTTTGATTACACGGATGATCCCGAG GGTCCTGTAATGCCAGGGAGTCATTCAGTTGAAAGATTTGTCATAGAAGAGAATCTTCACTGTATCATTAAGTCCcactggaaggaaaggaagacttG TGCTGCACAGCTGGTGAGCTATCCAGGGAAGAACAAGATCCCCTTGAACTACCACATAGTTGAG GTGATCTTTGCAGAGCTGTTTCAGCTTCCAGCACCACCGCACATTGATGTGATGTACACAACACTGCTCATCGAGCTGTGCAAACTTCAGCCTGGCTCTCTACCCCAAGTT CTTGCACAGGCAACTGAAATGTTATACATGCGTTTGGACACGATGAACACTACATGTGTGGACAG GTTTATTAATTGGTTTTCCCATCATCTAAGTAACTTCCAGTTCCGCTGGAGCTGGGAAGATTG GTCAGATTGTCTTACTCAAGATCCTGAAAGTCCCAAACCAAAGTTTGTAAGAGAAGTTCTAGAAAAATGTATGAG GTTGTCTTATCATCAGCGTATATTAGATATTGTTCCTCCTACCTTCTCAGCTCTATGTCCTGCAAACCCAACCTGCATTTACAAGTACGGAGATGAAAGTAGCA ATTCTCTTCCTGGACATTCAGTTGCCCTCTGTTTAGCTGTTGCCTTTAAAAGTAAAGCAACCAATGATGAAATCTTCAGCATTCTGAAAGATGTACCAAATCCTAACCAGGATGATGATGACG atgaaggatTCAGCTTTAACCCTTTGAAAATAGAGGTCTTTGTACAGACTCTGCTACACTTGGCAGCCAAATCATTCAGCCACTCCTTTAGTGCTCTTGCAAA GTTTCATGAAGTCTTCAAAACCCTGGCTGAGAGTGATGAAGGAAAGTTACATGTTCTAAGAGTTATGTTTGAGGTCTGGAGGAACCATCCACAG ATGATTGCTGTATTAGTAGATAAGATGATCCGTACACAGATTGTTGACTGTGCTGCAGTGGCAAATTGGATCTTCTCTTCAGAACTGTCTCGAGACTTTACTAG attatttgtttggGAAATCTTGCACTCCACAATTCGTAAGATGAACAAACACGTTCTCAAAATCCAGAAAGAGCTGGAAGAAGCGAAAGAAAAACTTGCAAGGCAACACAAACGG CGAAGTGACGATGATGACAGAAGCAGTGACAGGAAAGATGGGGCTCTGGAGGAGCAAATAGAAAGACTGCAAGAAAAAGTGGAATCTGCTCAGAGTGAACAGAAGAACCTCTTCCTTGTCATATTCCAG CGTTTCATCATGATCTTGACCGAGCACTTAGTACGATGTGAGACTGATGGGACCAGCGTATTAACCCCGTGGTATAAGAACTGTATAGAGAGGCTCCAGCAGATCTTCTTACAG CATCACCAAATAATCCAGCAGTACATGGTGACCCTGGAGAACCTGCTCTTCACTGCTGAGTTAGACCCTCATATCCTGGCTGTGTTCCAGCAGTTCTGTGCCCTACAGGCCTGA